CTTGAGTGAAGAAGGCGTTAAACAATTACTTCAAAAAACAGAAAATGAATACATGTCAGACAACAATCGTAAGATGCCTGAAGTTGACGAAGCCTTGTATTTTGTTATCGAAGAAAAAAATAACCAAGTAGATTTGTCGGATAACGGAATCAAATTCCTTTCTAAAGATACGGATGATAAGTTCTTCGTTTTGCCCGATATCGGAACTGAGATTGCTAATATCGAAAAACAAAATTTAGAAAAAGATAAAGAAGCAGAAGCCAAAGAAAGATTGTTCCAAGATTTTGCTATCAAATCTGAGAGAATTCATACGCTTACTCAGTTACTAAAAGCTTACGCCTTATTCGAAAAAGACGTAGAATACGTAATCATGGACAATAAGATTTTAATTGTTGATGAGCAAACCGGTCGTATTATGGACGGTCGTCGTTATTCTGATGGATTACACCAAGCCATTGAAGCTAAAGAAAGTGTAACTATTGAAGCAGCTACACAAACTTTCGCAACCATTACACTTCAAAACTACTTCCGTATGTACAGCAAATTAGCGGGTATGACGGGAACAGCTGTTACTGAAGCTGGTGAGCTATGGGAAATTTACAAGTTAGACGTTGTTGAAATTCCAACTAATAGAGGAATGTCACGTGTGGATAAAGAAGATTTAATTTACCGTTCGGTGCGTGAGAAATTCAACGCGGTAATTGAAGATGTAACCCAATTATCCCAAGCCGGAAGACCCGTTTTGATTGGAACAACCTCTGTTGAAATTTCAGAATTATTAAGTCGAATGCTGAAAATACGTGGTGTAAATCACAATGTATTGAATGCAAAAATGCACAAACAAGAAGCGCAAATCGTAGAAGAAGCTGGTAAACCTGGCGTAGTAACTATCGCTACCAATATGGCCGGTCGTGGAACTGATATTAAGTTAACACCCGAAGTAAAAGCCGCTGGTGGATTGGCTATCATTGGTACAGAACGTCACGATTCACGTCGTGTAGACCGTCAGTTACGTGGTCGTGCAGGTCGTCAAGGAGATCCAGGAAGTTCACAATTTTATGTGTCTTTGGAAGATAACTTAATGCGTTTGTTTGGTTCAGACAGAGTAGCCAAAATCATGGACAGAATGGGATTGAAAGAAGGAGAAGTTATCCAACATTCGATGATGACTAAATCTATTGAACGAGCTCAGAAAAAAGTAGAAGAAAACAATTTTGGTACCCGTAAACGTTTGCTTGAATATGATGATGTAATGAATGCGCAACGTGAAGTGGTATACAAACGCCGTCGTCATGCTTTGCACGGAGAACGATTGAAATTAGATATTGCGAATATGATGTATGACACTTGCGAATTAATTGTAAGTGAAAACAAAAACAAAAAAGATTTCAAAAACTTTGAATTTGAATTAATCCGTTATTTCTCTATAACCTCTCCAATTACAGAAAGTGAGTTTGACAAACTATCTGAAATGGAAATCACAGGTAAAGTATACAAAGCTACTTTAGCCTATTATACTGAAAAAACAGAAAGAAGTGCTCGTGAAGCATTACCAATTATAACGGATGTATATAAAAATGAAGGCAATCAATTTGAACGCATCATCGTACCGTTTTCGGATGGTATTAAGAGTTTGAATGTGGTTACCGATTTGAAAAAAGCTTATGAAACACAAGGTGCTCAATTAGTAGCCGACTTTGAGAAAAACATCACTCTAGCTATTGTAGATGAAGCTTGGAAAAAACATTTACGCAAAATGGATGAATTGAAACAATCGGTTCAGCTAGCAGTTCATGAGCAAAAAGATCCATTACTTATCTACAAATTAGAAGCCTTCAACTTGTTTAGAAGCATGTTAGACGGAGTGAATAAAGAGGTGATTTCGTTCTTATTCAAAGGGGATTTACCACAGCAAAACAATAGTATTCAGGAAGCACGACAAGTACGTGAAAAACAAAATTACACGGAAAGCAAAGATGAAATTCAAAGCAGTGAAAGTGCCAATCGTGAAGCCAGTCAAGCCGCTTCGCAACGACCACAAGTTACTGAAACCATTGTAAGAGATGCTCCGAAAATCAACCGTAATGACAATGTTACTATTAAACATGTTATGAGCGGAAAAACGGAAACCATGAAATACAAAAAAGCAGAAAGCATGATTGCTTCTGGAGAATGGGTTTTGGTTCAAGAATAAATTTCAGTTCCTAGATTTTTAAATAGAATCCTCAATAGTGAAAGCTGTTGGGGATTTTTTATAGTATCAAAAACTGTGAATTATATAAATCTATTCCAGAATTATATAATTTAGTTTAAGTGCAGTACAATATATTTGCGCCGTCAAATAAAGTTTCTATAAAAGAATAAGAAAAGCTATTAGATTTCAAAAGTCTCTTCCTTTTTCATAACACAATTCACATTTACATTGAAAATACACATTAAATATATGGTTTCACTGCGTTGTAAAATGGCAGTAAAAGAAGAATTAGACAAATTAAAATTAGCTTTTACCACTATTGATTTAGGGGAAGTGGTACTCAGAAAAAACATCCATGCTGATGATAGAGAATTACTTCGCAAAGCCTTATTAAAAAAGGGACTAGAATTAATGGATGATAAAAAATCTATGCTCATAGAACGAACAAAAAACGTAATTGTAGAACTGATTCATTACGCAGAAAAACATCCCAAAGTAAATTTCTCAGAATATTTGAGTAAAGAATTAGACTATAATTATACTCATCTTGCTAATCTTTTTTCAGAAGTTACTGGAACTACCATAGTCAATTATATTATTCTGAATAAAATAGAGCGTGTGAAAGAATTGCTCTTGTATGATGAATTATCACTAACTGAAATAAGTTACTTAATGGAATACAGTAGCGTTTCCCATTTGTCAAACCAATTTAAAAAAGTGACTGGACTAACACCAACCTATTTTAAAGAAATTAAAAATTACAAAAAACGTATTCAATTAGAAGAATTGTAAAAAACAGTTAACAATAAATCCAATCCCCAATAGTGAATGCTGTTGGGGATTTTTTATACCAATTCAAAATATTTTATTTAAATTTGGTAAAAAAGCTTATGAAAAAAATTACACTGCTATTCGTTTTCATATCGCTATCTAGCTTAGCACAACCTACTACAATTGGATTACTTTATCATGATGCTAATGTTTCTGATGGGTATACCCTATTCACACCTTTACTTAACAATGAAACCTTTCTAATTAATTCTTGTGGTGAAAAAGTAAATCAATGGACATTTACCGAAATCCCTGGAGCCACTTGTTATTTACTTACTAATGGTAATTTATTACGCGCAGGGAAAGATCATATTGAAATCAGAGATTGGAACAACAATATAGTTTGGAGTTATGCTACCACTGCAAACGGAATTCAACAACATCATGATATAGAGCCTTTGCCCAATGGAAATGTTTTATGTATCGTTGCTGATCAAACGCCACTTGCTGAAATGACATCCCTAGGAAGAAATCCAGCGATTACTTCAGCTACTATGAAGTTAGAAAAAATAATTGAATTACATCCCGTTGGAACAAACGATGCCACCATTGTATGGGAATGGAAATTTAAAGATCATTTTATTCAAGATTTTGATTCTACTAAATTGAATTTTGGTGTGGTTATAGATCATCCCGAATTGTTAGATGTTAATTATAACAATGGCAACACTGTCGATTGGATACATTCTAATGGAATAGATTATAATGCAGCTTTAGATCAAATTTTGATTTCAAGTCGACATCTAAATGAAATATACATCATAGACCACAGTACCACAACAGCACAAGCAGCTGGACATACTGGAGGGAATTCAAATCAAGGAGGTGATTTTTTATGGCGATGGGGAAATCCAGAAGTATACCGTCAAGGAACGGTTGCCGACAAAAAACTGTTCTTACAACACGATCCAAAATGGGTTGAAAGTGGTTATTTAGATGAC
The window above is part of the Flavobacterium sp. N1994 genome. Proteins encoded here:
- a CDS encoding helix-turn-helix domain-containing protein translates to MAVKEELDKLKLAFTTIDLGEVVLRKNIHADDRELLRKALLKKGLELMDDKKSMLIERTKNVIVELIHYAEKHPKVNFSEYLSKELDYNYTHLANLFSEVTGTTIVNYIILNKIERVKELLLYDELSLTEISYLMEYSSVSHLSNQFKKVTGLTPTYFKEIKNYKKRIQLEEL
- the secA gene encoding preprotein translocase subunit SecA, producing MSFINSIIKAFVGDKSQKDVKATQPYINKIKALEPALAALSHDELRAKTAEFKEKIKQARAKQDAEIEAKKIEAENTADIDLREDIYNAIDALEKEAYEISEKVLMEILPEAFAVIKETAKRFKENSTITVTSTEKDRELSATKPYITLVGDQTNWANQWNAAGKEITWDMIHYDVQLIGGIVLHEGKIAEMQTGEGKTLVATLPLYLNALTGNGVHLVTVNDYLAKRDSTWKAPLFEFHGLTVDCIDNHSPNSDARRKAYEADITYGTNNEFGFDYLRDNMAHSPEDLVQRKHNYAIVDEVDSVLIDDARTPLIISGPVADGDRHEFNELKPKIENLYNLQRQLANGFLTEAKRLFKEGNMKDAGFQLLRAYRALPKNKALIKFLSEEGVKQLLQKTENEYMSDNNRKMPEVDEALYFVIEEKNNQVDLSDNGIKFLSKDTDDKFFVLPDIGTEIANIEKQNLEKDKEAEAKERLFQDFAIKSERIHTLTQLLKAYALFEKDVEYVIMDNKILIVDEQTGRIMDGRRYSDGLHQAIEAKESVTIEAATQTFATITLQNYFRMYSKLAGMTGTAVTEAGELWEIYKLDVVEIPTNRGMSRVDKEDLIYRSVREKFNAVIEDVTQLSQAGRPVLIGTTSVEISELLSRMLKIRGVNHNVLNAKMHKQEAQIVEEAGKPGVVTIATNMAGRGTDIKLTPEVKAAGGLAIIGTERHDSRRVDRQLRGRAGRQGDPGSSQFYVSLEDNLMRLFGSDRVAKIMDRMGLKEGEVIQHSMMTKSIERAQKKVEENNFGTRKRLLEYDDVMNAQREVVYKRRRHALHGERLKLDIANMMYDTCELIVSENKNKKDFKNFEFELIRYFSITSPITESEFDKLSEMEITGKVYKATLAYYTEKTERSAREALPIITDVYKNEGNQFERIIVPFSDGIKSLNVVTDLKKAYETQGAQLVADFEKNITLAIVDEAWKKHLRKMDELKQSVQLAVHEQKDPLLIYKLEAFNLFRSMLDGVNKEVISFLFKGDLPQQNNSIQEARQVREKQNYTESKDEIQSSESANREASQAASQRPQVTETIVRDAPKINRNDNVTIKHVMSGKTETMKYKKAESMIASGEWVLVQE
- a CDS encoding aryl-sulfate sulfotransferase; this encodes MKKITLLFVFISLSSLAQPTTIGLLYHDANVSDGYTLFTPLLNNETFLINSCGEKVNQWTFTEIPGATCYLLTNGNLLRAGKDHIEIRDWNNNIVWSYATTANGIQQHHDIEPLPNGNVLCIVADQTPLAEMTSLGRNPAITSATMKLEKIIELHPVGTNDATIVWEWKFKDHFIQDFDSTKLNFGVVIDHPELLDVNYNNGNTVDWIHSNGIDYNAALDQILISSRHLNEIYIIDHSTTTAQAAGHTGGNSNQGGDFLWRWGNPEVYRQGTVADKKLFLQHDPKWVESGYLDDGKITVFNNGAPNTAQTFTSIVMLQPEIVNGVYMKSNNKFNPINYDWSWRGSILGVTVNESKQCGTHSLPNGNMIISEASLGRVSEMTKSGTILWSYINPTGPIVNSNPTYYTQFTNITSGNNSFFRAEKYPANYQGFVGHNMTSTTGILENTNSVSSTCASLNTSIFDSQNVVVLNPIKNNTILFNKTIEADSIIIYDINGRVMYQQNAFLDNKIELNLTPAIYFVQIQQGGAIKKLKIVITQ